The proteins below are encoded in one region of Huiozyma naganishii CBS 8797 chromosome 7, complete genome:
- the EMC3 gene encoding ER membrane complex subunit EMC3 (similar to Saccharomyces cerevisiae YKL207W; ancestral locus Anc_1.524) → MDTVSWFRTALVGNVTSQPVKELMLDPQLKYWVLLPISIVMILTGILRQYVTTLISPGVKGYPVVKITESQYVSLGSVLIGNGSNLTKESFDARRDQLSKVLLEGKYVAQTNTKEGEIVNPFSDPNISDAISNMAKGNMANFIPQTIIMWWVNHFFSGFVLMKLPFPLTVRFKEMLQNGISTSDLDVRWVSSISWYFISVLGLNPVYNLLLKNQSSVDLVQQQQSASMPQSQPVILGGAGQPKPEDVMKSVANDLIIAQHESCFDGIEARVLKLYS, encoded by the coding sequence ATGGACACTGTGTCGTGGTTTAGAACTGCCCTGGTGGGAAATGTCACCAGCCAGCCAGTCAAAGAACTGATGTTGGATCCGCAGTTGAAGTACTGGGTTCTGCTCCCCATATCAATTGTGATGATATTGACAGGTATCTTGAGGCAGTATGTCACAACGTTGATTAGTCCCGGGGTGAAGGGGTACCCTGTAGTTAAGATTACTGAGAGTCAATATGTCTCGTTGGGAAGTGTCCTGATAGGTAACGGATCAAATTTGACGAAGGAATCGTTCGACGCGCGCAGGGACCAATTGTCCAAGGTTCTCTTGGAGGGCAAGTACGTTGCTCAGACAAACACAAAAGAGGGGGAAATAGTTAATCCTTTCAGTGACCCAAACATCTCGGATGCCATCTCAAACATGGCAAAGGGCAACATGGCCAATTTCATCCCACAAACAATCATCATGTGGTGGGTCAACCATTTTTTCTCTGGATTTGTGCTGATGAAATTGCCATTCCCTCTGACTGTGCGTTTCAAGGAGATGCTGCAGAACGGTATAAGCACTTCCGACTTGGATGTAAGATGGGTCAGCTCCATATCGTGGTATTTTATCTCCGTCCTTGGGCTGAACCCTGTTTACAACTTACTGTTGAAAAACCAAAGCTCGGTAGACCTCGtacaacagcagcagagtGCATCCATGCCGCAATCACAGCCAGTCATTCTTGGTGGAGCAGGTCAACCCAAACCTGAAGATGTTATGAAATCCGTCGCGAATGATTTGATCATCGCGCAACATGAGTCCTGTTTCGATGGTATTGAAGCAAGGGTTTTAAAACTGTATTCTTAG
- the LIA1 gene encoding deoxyhypusine monooxygenase (similar to Saccharomyces cerevisiae LIA1 (YJR070C); ancestral locus Anc_1.521), protein MSTNFEKHYTKVIDENNLEQLRDVLVNPESQLSNRFRALFNLKTIAEEFKTNPERANKAVDYICATFGDKSELLKHEVAYVLGQTKNLSCAPQLREVMLNQDQQPMVRHEAAEALGALGDKGSIDALNECLKKDAHPAVVQTAELALARIVWEHSPAAEQEKLQQSLYSSTDPAPPLSLEQDYTIAQLRDLLNNQDKPLFDRYRAMFRLRDIGTGEAVSALATGFDDPSALFKHEIAYVFGQMGNPAAVPRLVEVLARMEEAPMVRHEAAEALGAIATPDVVPVLKHYLNDPVDVVRESAIVALDMYEYENSNQLEYAPAA, encoded by the coding sequence ATGTCTACGAACTTCGAGAAGCACTACACGAAAGTCATTGACGAAAACAACTTGGAACAGCTAAGAGATGTCCTGGTCAACCCAGAATCTCAATTGTCTAACCGGTTCAGAGccctcttcaacttgaagaccATTGCTGAGGAGTTCAAGACCAACCCTGAGAGAGCAAACAAGGCTGTTGACTATATCTGTGCCACTTTTGGCGACAAGAGtgaacttttgaagcaCGAGGTCGCTTACGTCTTGGGTCAAACAAAGAACTTGAGTTGCGCTCCTCAGTTGAGAGAGGTCATGTTGAACCAAGACCAACAACCCATGGTCAGACACGAAGCTGCGGAGGCCTTGGGTGCTCTTGGTGACAAGGGCTCCATCGATGCTTTAAACgagtgtttgaagaaggacgcTCACCCAGCTGTTGTGCAAACTGCCGAATTGGCCCTTGCTAGAATCGTCTGGGAACACTCCCCAGCTGCCGAGCAAGAAAAGTTGCAGCAGTCTTTGTACAGCAGTACTGACCCAGCGCCACCACTGTCTCTAGAACAGGACTACACAATTGCTCAATTGAGAGATCTATTGAACAACCAAGACAAGCCTTTGTTCGACAGGTACAGAGCTATGTTCAGATTGAGAGACATTGGTACCGGGGAGGCTGTGTCCGCCTTGGCCACTGGTTTCGACGATCCATCTGCTCTATTCAAGCATGAAATCGCTTACGTTTTCGGTCAAATGGGTAACCCAGCTGCCGTTCCAAGACTAGTAGAGGTTTTGGCAAGAATGGAGGAGGCACCAATGGTGAGACACGAGGCCGCCGAGGCTTTAGGTGCCATTGCCACCCCTGACGTTGTTCCAGTCTTGAAGCACTACTTGAACGACCCTGTCGATGTTGTCAGAGAATCTGCCATCGTCGCCTTGGATATGTACGAATACGAGAACTCGAACCAGCTAGAGTACGCTCCAGCTGCTTGA
- the UBA1 gene encoding E1 ubiquitin-activating protein UBA1 (similar to Saccharomyces cerevisiae UBA1 (YKL210W); ancestral locus Anc_1.528) — MTSASGSNDTKHGAGSAEQQGEIDEGLYSRQLYVLGKEAMLKMQHSSVLVLGCRGLGVEIAKNVALAGVKSLTLQDSEAAQLQDLSTQFFISEADLGQPRDKVSQGKLAELNGYVPVDVIPPVTDLAQLDRFDVVVATDTTSLEDRVKINDYCHPRGIRFIATETRGLFGHVFVDFGDQFTVMDQTGEEPHAGVVSDIEPDGTVTMLDDNRHGLQDGDYVKFSEVQGLEGLNSGEPYKVEVLGPFAFRIGSVSHLGQYIKGGLFTEVKMPQKIAFKSLRDSLAEPEMVFSDFSKFDRAGQLHLAFQALHQFQVRHSGALPRPMNQEDANEIVKLVGDLAAQQPQVLGAEENSVNEPLVREFSYQARGDIPGVVAFFGGLVAQEVLKACSGKFTPLKQYMYFDSLESLPDSEKFKRTEETTKPINSRYDNQIAVMGLQFQQKLANSKVFLVGAGAIGCEMLKNWALVGLGSGPQGHIVVTDNDSIEKSNLNRQFLFRPRDVGREKAQVAAEAVSKMNPDLQGKITAKVDKVGPDTENIFNDEFWQQLDFVTNALDNVDARTYVDRRCVFYRKPLLESGTLGTKGNTQVIIPRLTESYSSSRDPPEKSIPLCTLRSFPSKIDHTIAWAKSLFQGYFFEAPENVNLYLSQPNFVEQTMKQSGDVKGILESINDSLNKKPANFDECIRWARLEFEKKFNHDIKQLLYNFPADAKTSNGDPFWSGAKRAPTPLEFSFDDPNHVDFVVGSANLRAFNYGITESATAEGTQHYRDVIQAMQIPEFKPNVNLKIQVNDEDPDPNANNPMGDELDTLAASLPNPATLAGFKLVPAEFEKDDDTNHHIEFISACSNCRAENYSIELADRQKTKFIAGRIIPAIATTTSLVTGLVNLELYKVVDGQTDIEKYKNGFVNLALPFFGFSEPISSPKGTYNDKEYDRIWDRFDIQGDIKLKDLIDHFAKEEGLEITMLSYGVSLLYASFFPPKKLKDRLDLPVTELVKTVTKHEIPSHVRTMILEICADDKDGEDVEVPFITIHL, encoded by the coding sequence GGGGTCGAGATCGCCAAGAACGTCGCCCTAGCGGGTGTGAAATCGCTTACTTTACAGGACTCAGAGGCAGCACAGCTACAAGATCTGTCCACTCAATTCTTCATCAGCGAGGCGGATTTGGGTCAACCAAGAGATAAAGTTTCTCAGGGGAAACTGGCGGAATTGAACGGGTACGTCCCCGTGGACGTGATCCCTCCTGTCACTGACCTTGCGCAACTCGACCGTTTCGACGTCGTAGTCGCCACGGACACAACGTCCCTCGAGGACCGTGTCAAGATCAACGATTACTGTCACCCTCGTGGGATCAGGTTCATTGCTACAGAGACGAGGGGGCTATTCGGCCACGTGTTCGTCGATTTCGGTGACCAATTCACCGTGATGGACCAAACAGGGGAGGAACCGCACGCAGGTGTAGTCTCCGATATAGAACCGGATGGGACTGTGACCATGCTCGACGATAACAGACACGGATTGCAGGACGGCGATTACGTTAAATTTTCAGAAGTACAAGGGCTTGAGGGACTCAACAGCGGGGAACCATACAAAGTGGAAGTTCTAGGACCCTTCGCGTTCCGTATTGGGTCCGTCTCCCATTTGGGACAGTACATCAAGGGCGGGCTTTTCACAGAGGTCAAGATGCCTCAGAAGATCGCGTTCAAATCACTTAGAGACTCCCTCGCAGAACCAGAAATGGTCTTCTCCGATTTCAGTAAGTTCGACAGAGCTGGACAATTACACTTGGCCTTCCAGGCGTTACACCAATTCCAAGTCAGACACAGTGGCGCTCTACCAAGACCAATGAACCAAGAGGACGCAAACGAAATTGTTAAACTTGTGGGGGACTTAGCGGCACAGCAACCACAAGTCCTCGGTGCAGAAGAAAACTCAGTGAACGAACCACTGGTCCGCGAGTTCTCGTACCAGGCTAGAGGTGATATCCCCGGTGTCGTCGCCTTCTTTGGTGGACTAGTAGCCCAGGAGGTTCTCAAGGCCTGTTCTGGGAAATTCACACctttgaaacagtacaTGTATTTCGATTCCCTGGAGTCTCTACCAGACAGCGAGAAGTTCAAGAGGACGGAGGAAACGACAAAACCGATTAATTCAAGGTACGATAACCAGATCGCAGTGATGGGGCTTCAATTCCAACAGAAACTGGCAAACTCAAAAGTGTTCCTAGTTGGTGCTGGGGCCATTGGTTGTGAgatgttgaaaaactgGGCTCTCGTGGGGCTCGGGTCGGGACCTCAGGGCCACATCGTCGTCACGGACAACGACTCCATTGAGAAATCGAACTTGAACCGTCAATTCCTGTTCAGACCAAGAGATGTCGGTAGGGAAAAGGCCCAAGTTGCAGCAGAGGCGGTGTCCAAGATGAACCCGGACTTGCAGGGGAAGATCACCGCCAAGGTAGATAAAGTTGGGCCGGACACggagaatattttcaacGACGAGTTCTGGCAACAACTCGACTTTGTCACCAATGCACTGGACAACGTCGACGCGAGAACGTACGTTGACCGCCGCTGTGTGTTCTACAGGAAACCACTTCTAGAGTCCGGAACATTAGGTACAAAGGGTAACACTCAAGTCATCATCCCAAGACTCACGGAATCCTACTCCTCATCGAGAGATCCACCGGAGAAATCGATCCCACTGTGCACATTGCGGTCGTTCCCAAGCAAGATCGATCACACCATCGCGTGGGCTAAATCTTTGTTCCAAGGTTACTTCTTCGAAGCACCCGAGAACGTCAATTTGTACTTGTCGCAACCAAACTTCGTGGAGCAGACCATGAAGCAAAGCGGGGACGTCAAGGGGATCCTTGAGTCGATCAACGACTCCCTCAACAAAAAACCGGCCAATTTCGACGAGTGTATTAGGTGGGCCCGCCTagagtttgaaaagaagtttAACCACGATATCAAGCAACTGCTGTACAACTTCCCAGCGGACGCGAAGACTTCCAACGGTGACCCCTTTTGGTCTGGTGCCAAGCGTGCGCCGACCCCGCTGGAGTTCAGCTTCGACGACCCCAACCACGTCGACTTCGTTGTCGGATCCGCAAACTTGCGCGCGTTCAACTACGGTATCACGGAGTCGGCCACCGCCGAGGGCACACAACACTACAGGGACGTGATACAGGCGATGCAGATTCCCGAGTTCAAACCCAACGTCAACCTCAAGATCCAAGTCAACGACGAGGATCCAGACCCTAACGCGAACAACCCAATGGGCGATGAACTGGACACTTTGGCTGCATCTTTGCCCAACCCGGCCACGTTGGCAGGTTTCAAGTTGGTCCCCGCGgagtttgaaaaggacGACGACACGAACCACCACATTGAGTTTATCTCCGCGTGTTCCAATTGTAGAGCGGAAAACTATTCGATCGAACTTGCGGACCGCCAGAAGACCAAGTTTATTGCAGGCCGTATCATTCCAGCTATTGCCACCACAACCTCGCTGGTCACAGGGTTGGTCAATTTGGAGTTGTACAAAGTTGTCGACGGACAGACGGATATCGAGAAGTACAAGAACGGGTTTGTCAACTTGGCATTGCCCTTCTTCGGGTTCTCGGAGCCAATCAGCTCTCCAAAGGGCACTTATAATGATAAAGAATACGATAGAATCTGGGATAGATTCGATATCCAAGGTGACATAAAACTGAAGGACCTGATCGACCATTTTGCCAAGGAGGAGGGATTAGAAATTACGATGCTTTCCTACGGTGTGTCGCTGTTGTACGCATCTTTTTTCCCAcccaagaaactgaaggacCGGTTGGACTTGCCCGTCACAGAATTGGTCAAAACGGTGACGAAGCATGAAATTCCTTCCCATGTCCGCACAATGATTTTGGAAATCTGTGCAGACGACAAAGATGGTGAAGATGTTGAAGTGCCCTTCATTACAATTCATTTGTAA
- the STE6 gene encoding ATP-binding cassette a-factor transporter STE6 (similar to Saccharomyces cerevisiae STE6 (YKL209C); ancestral locus Anc_1.527), which translates to MNSHIFANVSPEKDYKLLTVVTLTTIASGLIPAITSILTGRVFDILSNISLNDRQFSHQLVLRSMSVMILGAASFPVMWIFITSWMHLGEVQGDRIRINMLGSYLSKSWTWYDGNGKRLLGEFTQLSRCIEEVRQSSSESAAITLQSFVSVLSLIGTSFYYSWSLTLIILCSTPIITAIAIYFAKLTNKYTDLENKETSYAAELLTWSMRFNDMVKFYTAQNEEISKFDTSVTRCNSLFIKACLYSALNSSIIRFLTLCMFVQGFWFGATMIRRNKLDINDVITCFHSCLMLGATVSEAMSQVTVIQKGHVANKKLEGFLELEGKTIMQAALKCPPKGNSLSITFNNISFKYPCRTSNSAVENVSLRLESGKMTFIIGKSGSGKSTLAKLLLRFYEEYSGSITVDNISICDLNQEWLLSNITVVEQNCTLFNDTLRNNILLGSENQSEPARMESIEERERKLRKACNFALLNEMLADLTDGLDTVIGSGGVELSGGQRQRVALARAFLRNTPIMIFDESVSALDVAHRKLLMKAIRSWRQGKTTIVLTHELSQINPTDFIYIMEHGRVCEYGYQEDLLKSETSYFSRFYQHQAPEGAVHESLPRYDTFRNSIVSDTKTPVTDIIDKEGKTWVDQNSEIETLKGSYYISEKLSGSSNTSSQSESDLEETNDGRKSFNKEDLEKGVDEPIMNLKSIVKCMVKEAQYKGVLCVGIVFALCAGAANPVFSYSFSYLLNGIIPVHGTVGSSFYLLKWSLIVLSVAIIDAFCTFSKTFIMGYCSEYWIMDLRKKVMRTITYNKFEWFQLAENKPSEVSALALNDLRDLRTLVTEFLATASTFLVVSTCGLIWALVAGWKLSLVSISMFPLIIVFSGVYGAALQKCETDYKSAVAQLENCLYEVVVSMKTIRCLQLQTHFQNRYDRRKQRMLSLGRRRSVITGCGIAITHTLTLCIQAILYYYGIKLVIDGKYTSKKMFEVFTLILFTIMTCTNLINQIPEVTRGQRAATYIYRILKEAAATREHQDMHNRTLPISNTSEKDTMVLVKDLTFAYPATPSKHVYEHLNLNLKSDTSVALVGESGSGKSTIISLLTKLYDVPEKHIYVDGTDLSEWDTNSLRNQISVVEQSANLLNGTIRENLTYGLPEEDTTEVDLIGILKLVSIYDFVSRLPNGIDTIVDRDLLSGGQAQRLCIARALVKPHRILILDECTSALDALSTNIIIDIVRKGIPNTLIIAITHDEHMMRSCESVLLLKNGAIVEQGSFVELMQQDSEFKKCLNGR; encoded by the coding sequence ATGAATTCACATATATTCGCAAATGTCTCACCAGAGAAAGATTACAAGTTGCTGACGGTAGTAACACTCACAACAATTGCATCCGGATTGATTCCAGCTATTACTTCCATTTTGACCGGTAGAGTGTTTGACATTCTCAGTAATATCTCATTGAATGACAGGCAATTTTCTCATCAATTGGTATTACGGTCCATGAGCGTTATGATTTTAGGAGCAGCCAGCTTCCCTGTAATGTGGATATTTATAACATCTTGGATGCATTTGGGTGAAGTACAAGGGGATAGGATAAGAATTAACATGTTGGGCTCATACTTGTCCAAATCATGGACTTGGTATGACGGCAACGGCAAACGGTTATTGGGTGAGTTTACACAGTTGAGTAGATGTATCGAAGAGGTTCGACAGAGCTCGTCCGAATCTGCGGCAATaactttgcaaagtttTGTCAGTGTGTTATCTTTAATTGGGACATCTTTCTACTATTCGTGGTCTCTTACCCTTATTATTCTCTGCAGTACACCAATAATCACGGCCATAGCCATCTATTTTGCTAAGTTAACTAACAAATATAccgatttggaaaataagGAAACATCTTATGCCGCTGAACTACTTACCTGGTCAATGCGGTTTAACGATATGGTCAAATTTTATACAGCccaaaatgaagaaatttcaaaatttgatACATCAGTAACAAGATGCAATTCTTTGTTCATCAAAGCATGTCTATATTCTGCTCTTAATTCAAGCATTATTAGGTTCCTAACGCTCTGTATGTTTGTGCAAGGGTTCTGGTTTGGAGCCACCATGATAAGAAGAAATAAACTGGATATAAACGATGTTATCACGTGTTTCCATTCTTGCTTGATGCTGGGTGCTACCGTAAGCGAGGCAATGAGCCAAGTGACAGTCATACAAAAAGGTCATGTTGCTAATAAAAAACTCGAAGGATTTTTGGAGCTTGAAGGTAAAACAATTATGCAAGCCGCATTGAAGTGCCCACCAAAGGGAAACTCCTTATCAATAACATTTAACAAtatttccttcaagtaccCATGTCGCACAAGTAATTCAGCCGTCGAAAATGTTTCTTTAAGACTTGAGTCGGGGAAAATGACCTTCATTATTGGTAAATCAGGCTCTGGAAAGTCAACCTTGGCCAAATTACTTCTGAGATTTTATGAAGAATACTCTGGGTCAATAACGGTAGATAATATATCCATTTGTGACCTAAATCAAGAATGGTTACTATCGAACATCACTGTTGTTGAGCAGAACTGCACTTTGTTCAATGATACTCTTCGAAATAATATACTTTTGGGTTCTGAAAATCAGAGTGAGCCGGCAAGAATGGAATCAATCGAGGAACGAGAGAGAAAACTGAGGAAAGCATGCAACTTTGCACTTCTTAATGAAATGTTGGCAGATCTTACAGACGGCTTGGACACTGTGATTGGTTCCGGTGGTGTAGAACTGAGCGGAGGTCAACGACAAAGGGTTGCCCTGGCAAGGGCGTTCTTAAGAAACACCCCCATTATGATATTTGATGAATCAGTTTCTGCTTTGGATgttgctcatcgcaagCTTTTAATGAAAGCCATTCGATCGTGGCGTCAAGGGAAAACGACCATTGTTTTAACACATGAACTGAGCCAAATAAATCCCACAGattttatttatattaTGGAACATGGTAGAGTTTGTGAATATGGCTATCAAGAggatctgttgaagagcGAAACGAGCTATTTTTCAAGGTTTTACCAACATCAAGCACCAGAGGGGGCTGTTCACGAATCTTTGCCCAGATATGATACTTTTAGGAATAGTATTGTTTCAGACACGAAAACTCCGGTAACTGATATTATTGACAAAGAAGGCAAGACATGGGTTGATCAAAACTCAGAGATCGAAACGCTCAAGGGCTCATATTATATATCTGAGAAACTTTCTGGTTCCAGCAATACTTCTTCACAATCCGAAAGCGACCTTGAAGAAACCAACGATGGACGCAAATCGTTCAATAAGGAAGACCTTGAAAAGGGGGTAGATGAACCTATCATGAATTTAAAAAGTATTGTAAAGTGCATGGTTAAGGAAGCGCAATATAAGGGAGTACTTTGTGTGGGAATTGTGTTTGCTTTATGTGCCGGCGCTGCCAATCCCGTTTTTTCGTATTCGTTCAGTTATTTGTTGAATGGTATCATTCCTGTTCATGGTACGGTGGGTTCGTCATTTTACCTGTTAAAATGGTCCCTTATTGTTCTCAGTGTTGCAATAATAGATGCTTTCTGTAcgttttccaaaacgtTTATTATGGGGTACTGTAGTGAATATTGGATTATGGACCttagaaaaaaagtgatGAGAACTATCACGTACAACAAATTCGAATGGTTCCAACTAGCTGAAAATAAACCATCTGAGGTTTCTGCATTGGCGCTTAATGATCTGCGAGACCTGAGAACTCTGGTTACAGAATTTTTGGCCACTGCATCCACCTTTTTAGTCGTTTCTACATGTGGGTTGATATGGGCCCTTGTAGCCGGATGGAAACTAAGTTTGGTGTCAATATCAATGTTCCCGCTGATTATTGTGTTCTCTGGTGTCTATGGTGCAGCATTGCAAAAATGTGAGACGGACTACAAAAGTGCCGTTGCACAACTCGAAAACTGTTTATATGAGGTTGTGGTATCCATGAAGACCATCAGGTGCTTACAGTTACAGACCCATTTCCAAAATAGGTACGATAGGAGAAAACAGAGAATGCTTTCACTTGGACGTAGAAGATCTGTAATCACAGGATGCGGCATCGCCATAACACACACACTTACTTTGTGTATACAGGCGATTCTATACTATTACGGTATCAAACTGGTCATCGATGGTAAGTAcacttcaaaaaagatGTTTGAAGTGTTCACGTTGATTTTGTTCACCATTATGACTTGCACCAATCTGATCAATCAAATCCCAGAAGTAACGAGAGGCCAACGAGCCGCCACGTACATTTATAGAATACTCAAAGAGGCCGCTGCTACTAGGGAGCATCAGGATATGCACAATCGAACACTTCCGATTTCAAACACCAGTGAAAAGGATACTATGGTCCTAGTAAAAGATTTAACTTTTGCGTACCCTGCGACACCATCCAAACATGTTTATGAACACCTGAATTTAAATTTAAAGTCTGATACCAGTGTAGCCCTTGTCGGTGAGTCAGGTTCTGGGAAGTCCACTATCATATCTCTATTGACAAAACTTTATGACGTACCAGAGAAGCATATATATGTTGACGGTACCGATTTGTCCGAATGGGATACCAACAGTTTAAGGAATCAGATATCCGTGGTAGAGCAGAGTGCCAATTTATTGAACGGGACAATTCGGGAAAATCTGACATACGGTCTTCCAGAAGAGGACACCACCGAGGTAGACCTTATTGGAATATTGAAGCTTGTCAGCATTTACGATTTTGTCAGTAGGCTGCCCAATGGAATTGACACGATAGTTGATCGTGATTTGCTTTCTGGTGGACAAGCACAACGATTGTGCATTGCGCGGGCACTGGTGAAACCGCACCGGATTTTGATACTTGATGAATGCACGTCAGCACTAGACGCACTTAGCACGAATATCATCATTGATATTGTCCGCAAGGGTATTCCAAATACGCTGATTATAGCAATTACCCACGACGAACACATGATGCGGTCCTGCGAAAGTGTGcttttgttgaagaacgggGCCATTGTCGAACAAGGAAGTTTTGTGGAATTGATGCAACAAGATAGCGAATTTAAGAAATGTTTAAACGGTAGGTAA
- the CBT1 gene encoding Cbt1p (similar to Saccharomyces cerevisiae CBT1 (YKL208W); ancestral locus Anc_1.525), translated as MPVKSKHIPQFVYKYGRSLSAGELKRFEQRLAYPLLRDNYQEFLKKYNTLYLFRWSHDDWTLDRRYFWHRFLKKIGETDVDHHSSNRVHIKAIQEATGIPLGVDQNDNLRYLFKHNKDIRDVNSSVEKVLATAPKNHLELLSVGTKLSDLNGTASSTALLGANYIKPLVEESLSMYQDLDYDKLLQLARNTKNESPTGPKQVAKQLLRNVTSGQLTRPAMSKSRDWLFFTNPSPYTVAKYVDT; from the coding sequence ATGCCGGTGAAGAGCAAGCATATCCCACAGTTCGTTTACAAATATGGCCGGTCGTTATCTGCCGGCGAACTCAAACGGTTCGAACAGCGACTTGCATACCCTCTACTTCGGGACAACTACCAAGAGTTCCTCAAGAAGTACAACACGTTATATCTTTTCCGATGGTCACACGATGATTGGACCTTGGATAGACGCTACTTCTGGCACAGGTTTCTCAAAAAGATCGGGGAAACAGATGTCGATCACCACTCGTCAAACCGTGTTCATATCAAGGCTATCCAGGAGGCAACCGGTATACCGTTGGGAGTTGATCAGAATGATAATCTGCGGTATCTGTTCAAGCACAATAAGGATATAAGAGACGTGAACAGCTCTGTGGAAAAAGTGCTAGCAACGGCGCCGAAGAACCATTTGGAATTGCTGAGTGTGGGAACCAAACTCTCCGATTTAAATGGAACTGCATCATCGACCGCTTTACTGGGTGCAAACTATATAAAGCCTCTTGTCGAGGAGTCACTTTCAATGTACCAGGACTTGGATTACGACAAGCTGTTGCAGCTAGCCCGGAATACAAAGAACGAATCACCGACGGGACCCAAACAAGTTGCCAAGCAGCTCCTCCGCAACGTAACGAGTGGCCAATTGACCCGCCCAGCGATGAGCAAAAGCCGGGACTGGTTGTTCTTCACAAACCCTTCGCCGTATACAGTGGCTAAATATGTGGATACATag
- the NPA3 gene encoding GTPase NPA3 (similar to Saccharomyces cerevisiae NPA3 (YJR072C); ancestral locus Anc_1.523), translating into MPLSTVICIGMAGSGKTTFMQRLNSHLRHKKQVPYVINLDPAVLNIPYGANIDIRDSIKYKKVMENYQLGPNGAIVTSLNLFSTKIDQVINLLEKKADKYEHCIVDTPGQIECFVWSASGTIITESFASTFPTVIAYIVDTPRNKSPTTFMSNMLYACSILYKTKLPMVIVFNKTDVEDASFAKEWMTDFESFQHALREDQDNGTHEGSGYMSSLVNSMSLMLEEFYATLDVCSVSSFTGEGFDEFVDIVDKKQDEYNEFYKAERERLLALKEEKEAARKDKSLTGLMKDLGLNGGKSKKKSGNDSDDSAEVVSDLEEGEDDGLVDRDEDEGIEREYTFMGEDRLGGEINDQTQSDLQERYQKAMEQTAKQASSETAENIAKYIRQ; encoded by the coding sequence ATGCCTCTATCCACTGTTATATGTATCGGTATGGCCGGTTCCGGTAAAACCACTTTTATGCAAAGATTAAACTCTCATTTGAGACACAAGAAACAGGTTCCATACGTGATTAATTTGGACCCTGCGGTGCTCAATATTCCTTATGGTGCGAACATTGATATTAGAGACTCTATCAAGTACAAAAAAGTCATGGAGAACTACCAACTGGGCCCCAACGGTGCGATTGTGACGTCTTTGAACCTCTTTTCAACCAAGATCGACCAAGTGATCAATCTGCTGGAAAAGAAAGCTGACAAATACGAGCACTGCATTGTTGATACTCCTGGGCAAATTGAGTGTTTTGTATGGAGTGCATCTGGGACAATTATAACAGAATCGTTCGCGTCTACTTTCCCAACTGTCATTGCCTACATTGTCGACACACCAAGAAATAAATCACCAACCACCTTCATGAGTAATATGCTCTATGCATGTTCGATACTGtataaaacaaaattaCCCATGGTCATTGTCTTTAACAAGACCGACGTGGAAGACGCATCCTTTGCGAAAGAGTGGATGACTGATTTCGAAAGTTTCCAACACGCACTAAGAGAGGATCAAGACAATGGCACTCACGAAGGCTCAGGGTACATGAGTTCCTTGGTAAACTCCATGTCACTGATGTTAGAGGAGTTCTATGCGACATTGGACGTCTGCTCTGTGTCGAGTTTTACTGGGGAAGGATTCGATGAGTTTGTTGATATAGTTGACAAGAAACAGGATGAGTACAACGAATTTTACAAAGCGGAGAGGGAGAGACTTCTCGccttgaaggaggagaaagaagcGGCCAGGAAGGACAAGTCCTTGACTGGGTTGATGAAGGACCTGGGTTTGAATGGGGGgaagagcaaaaaaaagagtggTAACGACAGCGACGACAGCGCTGAAGTTGTAAGCGACTTagaagagggagaagaTGATGGGCTGGTAGATCgtgacgaggatgaagGTATAGAAAGAGAGTACACTTTCATGGGAGAGGATCGGCTCGGAGGTGAAATCAACGACCAGACGCAAAGCGATCTGCAAGAGCGATACCAAAAGGCCATGGAACAGACTGCAAAGCAAGCTAGCAGTGAAACTGCAGAGAATATAGCTAAATACATTAGACAGTGA